Proteins from one Cellulosilyticum lentocellum DSM 5427 genomic window:
- a CDS encoding TetR/AcrR family transcriptional regulator, whose translation MKEEQLSKISEQRREAILKSAIIEFSQKPYKEASTDQITKQCSISKGLLFHYFKSKKDLYLVCLEQALMRLMTKTKETKGEAFYEIIFSAMDHKFNQCLVFPEEMRVVNMAAREMSKDVFEEKSKLLMRYILKGKEESAKTMTRAVSTLKLREPQNPKVTAAFLVYVNAVMNHYLELYKERPDDFFAKAGEIKKELKAYLDCMLYGIVGEE comes from the coding sequence ATGAAAGAGGAACAACTAAGTAAAATAAGTGAGCAACGCAGAGAAGCCATATTAAAAAGTGCAATAATAGAATTTTCACAGAAACCTTATAAAGAAGCCAGTACAGATCAAATAACAAAGCAATGTAGCATTTCAAAAGGATTACTTTTTCACTACTTCAAAAGTAAGAAGGATTTGTATTTAGTTTGCTTAGAGCAAGCACTTATGAGGCTTATGACAAAAACGAAGGAGACTAAAGGTGAAGCATTTTATGAGATTATTTTCTCGGCTATGGACCATAAGTTTAACCAGTGTTTAGTTTTTCCAGAGGAAATGAGAGTGGTGAATATGGCAGCTAGAGAAATGAGTAAGGATGTATTTGAGGAAAAAAGTAAACTACTGATGCGCTATATTCTAAAGGGAAAAGAAGAATCAGCTAAAACCATGACAAGAGCAGTATCTACGTTGAAGTTACGAGAACCACAAAATCCTAAAGTGACAGCAGCATTTTTAGTGTATGTTAATGCAGTAATGAACCACTATTTAGAGTTATATAAGGAACGACCAGATGACTTTTTTGCAAAAGCTGGTGAAATTAAGAAGGAGCTGAAAGCATATTTAGATTGCATGCTATATGGTATTGTAGGGGAGGAGTAG
- the sufC gene encoding Fe-S cluster assembly ATPase SufC, which translates to MEELIKINDLHVEVEGKEILKGLNLTIKPGEIHVIMGPNGAGKSTLASSIMGHPKYEVTSGEILFEGESLEEVSVTERARKGIFLSFQYPEEINGVTIENFIRSAKMARSTEPVRLVAFRKALEEKMEELSISKEYRDRYLNVGFSGGEKKKSEVLQMAMLQPKLAMLDETDSGLDVDATKIVSEGILKVANENNAFLIVTHHNHMLQEIKPDYVHVLVAGTIVKTGGMEIVKDIEANGYGKYLQKEGVNL; encoded by the coding sequence ATGGAAGAATTAATTAAAATAAATGATTTACATGTAGAAGTAGAAGGAAAAGAAATTTTAAAAGGTCTTAATTTAACGATTAAGCCAGGTGAAATTCACGTTATTATGGGACCTAATGGAGCTGGTAAGTCTACCTTAGCAAGTAGTATTATGGGGCATCCAAAATATGAGGTAACAAGCGGAGAAATCTTATTTGAAGGAGAAAGCCTAGAAGAAGTTTCAGTAACAGAACGCGCTAGAAAAGGAATCTTTTTATCTTTTCAATATCCTGAAGAAATCAATGGGGTTACTATAGAGAACTTTATTCGCAGCGCTAAAATGGCAAGAAGCACTGAGCCTGTAAGATTAGTTGCTTTTAGAAAAGCTTTAGAAGAGAAGATGGAGGAGCTTAGTATTTCTAAAGAATATAGAGATAGGTATTTAAATGTAGGCTTTTCAGGTGGTGAAAAAAAGAAAAGCGAAGTTCTTCAGATGGCAATGCTACAACCCAAGCTTGCTATGCTAGATGAAACAGACTCTGGACTTGATGTAGATGCTACTAAAATTGTTTCAGAAGGTATACTGAAAGTAGCTAATGAAAACAATGCCTTTTTAATCGTGACACATCATAATCATATGCTTCAAGAGATTAAACCAGATTATGTTCATGTATTAGTGGCAGGAACTATTGTCAAAACAGGTGGTATGGAAATCGTTAAAGATATAGAAGCAAATGGATATGGTAAATATCTTCAAAAAGAAGGTGTGAATCTATGA
- a CDS encoding aminotransferase class V-fold PLP-dependent enzyme gives MKQLALETLVPKTDFPILGEIINEQALVYLDNAATTQRPLAVLEKTRTYVLHQYSNAGRSGHVLAERAYEALENTREKVRDFIGAASKEQIIFTRSATESLNMIATGYTQIEDGDEIVLLVSEHHANLLPWQRIAKLKKAHLKYMYLNDALKLTEEEIEKKITNKTKVVAVAHVSNVLGYKIPIEKVAKRAHEQGAILVVDATQSVPHCKVDVKELDADFMVFSAHKMLGPTGVGVLYGKLNHLEKLEPLLLGGGMVEYVEEQSVSFSDLPSRLEAGTINVEGIVGLGAAIDYLKDIGMDRIEAHEQAIAAYAIKRLQDLPYIQLLGDSLEDKVGVVAFNVEGIHAHDVGSILDAQGIAIRVGHHCAHPLMHYLHVPACCRASFYLYNSSSDVDRLIEGLKEVRRVMRLEP, from the coding sequence ATGAAACAACTTGCATTAGAAACTTTGGTTCCAAAGACTGACTTTCCTATTCTCGGTGAAATCATTAATGAACAAGCCTTAGTTTATTTGGATAATGCAGCCACTACTCAAAGACCACTAGCTGTACTAGAAAAAACAAGAACCTATGTATTGCATCAGTATTCTAATGCAGGAAGAAGTGGTCATGTATTAGCAGAAAGAGCCTATGAAGCCTTGGAAAATACAAGAGAAAAGGTGAGAGATTTTATAGGCGCAGCGTCAAAGGAACAAATTATTTTCACTAGATCTGCAACAGAAAGTTTAAATATGATTGCGACAGGCTATACACAGATTGAAGATGGGGATGAAATAGTATTACTTGTTTCTGAGCATCATGCCAATCTATTACCCTGGCAGCGTATAGCAAAGCTAAAAAAAGCGCATTTAAAGTATATGTATTTAAATGATGCCCTAAAGCTTACTGAAGAAGAAATAGAAAAAAAGATAACAAATAAGACTAAGGTTGTGGCTGTAGCACATGTTTCTAATGTGCTAGGCTACAAAATACCTATAGAAAAAGTGGCAAAAAGAGCTCACGAGCAAGGTGCCATTCTCGTTGTAGATGCGACACAAAGTGTGCCACATTGTAAGGTAGATGTGAAAGAGTTGGATGCGGACTTTATGGTTTTTTCAGCTCATAAGATGTTAGGGCCTACTGGTGTAGGTGTTCTATATGGAAAGCTCAATCATTTAGAAAAGCTAGAGCCTCTTTTATTAGGTGGAGGCATGGTTGAATATGTAGAGGAACAGAGTGTTTCTTTTTCAGACCTTCCTTCTAGATTAGAAGCAGGTACCATCAATGTAGAAGGAATTGTAGGACTAGGTGCGGCTATAGATTACTTAAAGGATATAGGAATGGACCGTATAGAAGCCCATGAGCAAGCTATAGCTGCTTATGCAATAAAAAGACTTCAAGACCTTCCTTATATTCAGCTTTTAGGAGACAGTTTAGAAGATAAGGTGGGAGTAGTAGCTTTCAATGTAGAAGGCATACATGCACATGATGTAGGAAGTATATTAGATGCACAGGGAATTGCTATTCGAGTAGGTCACCATTGTGCTCATCCACTGATGCATTATTTACATGTGCCAGCTTGCTGTAGAGCATCCTTTTATTTGTATAATAGCTCATCAGATGTAGACCGTTTAATAGAAGGCTTAAAAGAAGTAAGGAGGGTGATGAGACTTGAACCTTGA
- the sufB gene encoding Fe-S cluster assembly protein SufB, with product MRTVVDDVERGIYDIKNKDEYSYRTEKGLTEDVIRAISKEKNEPQWMLDFRLKSLAIYNSIPVPTWGPDLSELDIDNIITYVRPKSQLSDNWENVDQTIANTFDRLGIQEAESSSLAGVGAQYDSEVVYHSIQRELEAQGVVYTDFETACRDYEEIVREYFMKCVPPSDHKFAALHGAVFSGGSFVYVPKGVQVNMPLQSYFRLNAPGAGQFEHTLIIVEEGASLHFIEGCSAPKHNVINLHAGCVELYVKENARLRYSTIENWSKNMYNLNTKRAMIHKNAHMEWVSGSFGSRVSMLYPMSVLIGEGASSDFTGITFAAKGQNLDTGAKVAHLAPHTKSTIHTRSISKAGGETTYRGLVKISPKAYGSKASVNCDALMLDDISASHTVPVMDIKNDDVEIAHEAKIGKISDEAIFYLMSRGLTEEEAVGLIVRGFVDPIAKELPVAYAVELNNLINLEMKGTIG from the coding sequence ATGAGAACAGTAGTAGATGATGTCGAAAGAGGCATATATGATATTAAGAACAAAGATGAATATAGTTACAGAACTGAAAAAGGGCTGACTGAAGATGTTATTAGAGCTATTTCAAAAGAAAAAAATGAGCCACAGTGGATGCTAGACTTTAGATTAAAATCACTGGCTATTTATAATAGCATACCTGTGCCAACATGGGGACCAGATCTTAGTGAATTAGATATTGATAATATTATAACTTATGTAAGACCTAAATCACAGCTAAGTGATAACTGGGAAAATGTAGATCAAACTATAGCTAATACTTTTGATAGACTGGGTATTCAAGAAGCAGAATCCTCTAGCTTAGCAGGTGTAGGTGCACAATATGATTCAGAGGTAGTTTATCACTCTATTCAACGTGAGTTAGAAGCTCAGGGGGTTGTTTATACAGATTTCGAAACAGCTTGTAGAGACTATGAAGAGATTGTAAGAGAGTATTTTATGAAGTGTGTGCCACCTAGTGACCATAAATTTGCAGCTTTACATGGGGCAGTTTTCTCAGGAGGCTCATTTGTATATGTACCTAAAGGCGTACAGGTCAATATGCCTCTTCAATCCTATTTTAGACTGAATGCACCTGGAGCAGGTCAATTTGAACATACTCTGATTATCGTAGAAGAAGGTGCAAGTTTACATTTTATAGAAGGATGTTCAGCTCCAAAACACAATGTTATTAATTTACATGCAGGCTGTGTAGAGCTTTATGTTAAAGAAAATGCAAGACTAAGGTATTCAACAATAGAAAACTGGTCCAAAAATATGTATAACTTAAATACGAAAAGGGCAATGATTCATAAAAATGCCCATATGGAATGGGTATCAGGATCTTTTGGTTCTAGAGTGTCTATGTTATACCCTATGAGTGTCTTGATCGGAGAAGGCGCTAGTAGTGATTTTACAGGGATTACCTTTGCAGCAAAGGGACAAAACTTGGATACAGGAGCAAAGGTGGCACACCTTGCACCACATACTAAATCGACTATTCATACAAGGTCTATTTCTAAGGCTGGTGGAGAGACAACCTACAGAGGATTGGTTAAAATATCACCTAAGGCTTATGGTTCTAAAGCATCAGTCAATTGTGATGCATTAATGCTAGATGATATATCAGCATCTCATACAGTGCCTGTTATGGATATTAAAAATGATGATGTAGAAATCGCCCATGAAGCAAAAATAGGTAAAATCAGTGATGAAGCTATTTTTTATCTTATGAGCCGCGGACTTACAGAGGAAGAAGCAGTAGGACTCATTGTAAGAGGCTTCGTAGATCCTATAGCGAAAGAATTGCCAGTAGCTTATGCTGTTGAACTGAATAACCTAATTAACTTAGAGATGAAGGGAACTATTGGATAG
- a CDS encoding phenylacetate--CoA ligase family protein → MKKIGLIKGMRLCAKYQKLSETEKSQVRHKRLHEMVDYARTHSPYYNQLYKDLEEDYTLSDLPPVNKSELMAHFDEWLTDRKVKLEDIRVFMENLDNIGRKFQGEYLVFTTSGSTGNPLVSLCDRTTNNMMGAINAGRTFARKSDLKAFFRRRGKTIGVFATGGFYLGNSSVRARLLSMPWKKKQIAVTSALLPVKQIVEELNSFQPAMLGGYPTVLESLIEEQLSGRLHIKPVLIMTGGEYLSNTLRERLSEVFKCYVQTSYSCTEGGTIACECTEQHFHINEDWVIVEPVDKNNQPVEDGVLSDKILMTNLFNYTQPFIRYEITDRVRMHHEKCKCGNPMPWLTLEGRMDDVAIFVEEGQIIKIPPLALYATLKEIHGIQRFQLVIHEGNQIELRLIPVENVNINEVFDKAVQVLKDFLATHGVKTVTCILSDEYPKQHPKSGKFKHIINQSKG, encoded by the coding sequence ATGAAGAAAATAGGCTTGATAAAGGGTATGAGATTATGTGCTAAGTATCAAAAACTAAGTGAGACTGAAAAAAGTCAAGTACGTCATAAAAGACTACATGAGATGGTAGATTATGCAAGAACTCATAGTCCCTATTATAATCAGTTATATAAAGACTTAGAAGAGGACTATACACTATCAGATTTACCACCTGTCAATAAGAGCGAGCTTATGGCACATTTTGATGAGTGGCTGACAGACAGAAAAGTTAAGCTAGAGGATATTCGTGTATTTATGGAGAACCTAGATAACATCGGTCGTAAGTTTCAAGGAGAATATTTAGTATTTACCACAAGTGGTTCTACAGGAAATCCGCTTGTGAGCTTGTGTGATCGAACAACTAATAATATGATGGGAGCCATTAATGCAGGGAGAACTTTTGCGAGAAAAAGTGATTTAAAGGCTTTTTTTCGTCGCAGAGGAAAGACAATAGGAGTTTTTGCGACTGGAGGTTTTTATTTAGGAAATAGTTCTGTTCGTGCCAGACTTTTGTCTATGCCTTGGAAAAAGAAGCAAATAGCAGTCACTAGCGCCTTACTACCTGTAAAACAGATTGTAGAAGAATTAAATAGCTTTCAACCCGCTATGCTTGGAGGATATCCTACAGTATTAGAATCATTAATAGAAGAACAATTAAGTGGTCGATTACATATTAAGCCGGTGCTTATTATGACAGGAGGAGAATATCTTTCTAATACATTAAGAGAACGATTAAGTGAGGTTTTTAAATGTTATGTTCAAACTTCGTATTCCTGTACAGAAGGGGGTACTATAGCTTGTGAGTGCACAGAACAGCATTTTCATATTAATGAAGATTGGGTTATTGTAGAACCTGTAGATAAGAATAATCAACCTGTAGAAGATGGTGTATTATCAGATAAAATTTTAATGACGAATCTATTTAATTATACACAGCCCTTCATTCGTTATGAGATAACAGACCGTGTTAGAATGCACCATGAGAAATGCAAGTGTGGTAATCCAATGCCCTGGCTTACATTAGAGGGACGTATGGATGATGTGGCTATTTTTGTAGAAGAGGGACAAATTATAAAAATACCTCCACTTGCACTATATGCTACTTTAAAGGAAATTCATGGAATACAGCGCTTTCAGTTGGTTATTCATGAAGGTAATCAAATAGAACTTCGCTTAATTCCAGTAGAAAATGTTAATATAAATGAAGTATTTGACAAAGCTGTGCAAGTGTTAAAAGACTTTTTAGCTACTCATGGTGTAAAAACAGTAACATGCATCCTTTCAGATGAATATCCTAAGCAGCATCCAAAGAGCGGTAAATTTAAGCATATCATTAACCAATCAAAAGGTTAG
- the fliB gene encoding flagellin lysine-N-methylase: protein MSNTIKVNYYDQFKCIADKCSLSCCQEWRIAVDDETHQKWQGVQLQGVTEAGKNKEPLELCSCVKKDENGYVVALKQDQQCPFLNQKKLCNLVIELGEAYLSDTCTTFPRQINEFGERTEYSLASCCPAVVDLLNENEGKLQFQQEGSSKQSDEVLMAVRDMLIAVMEEESYSVPERLMMLFYALLDLQTKKKLTQEQIKSHSAKKYLEPIVEAIRNMKFNVMDTFFERNELFLDIVENYRKQKLYVNYIEEISVLAESLEEEYSDEELLEKLKDFEAQLIPYEKLFKNYLVAELFGNSLMPDMTLEDLIIAFEWITLEYSVIKQGIFLKWLSGGSKEMTYTMVRDYITVISRITGYDHSDIKEYLENSFESIIWEWGYLALVVGHEKI, encoded by the coding sequence ATGAGTAATACAATTAAAGTAAATTATTATGACCAGTTTAAGTGCATTGCAGACAAGTGTTCTTTATCTTGCTGCCAGGAATGGCGAATTGCTGTAGATGATGAGACGCATCAAAAATGGCAGGGAGTTCAATTACAAGGAGTAACAGAAGCTGGTAAAAATAAGGAACCTCTTGAGTTATGTAGTTGTGTAAAAAAAGATGAAAATGGTTATGTTGTGGCCTTAAAACAGGATCAGCAATGTCCGTTTTTAAATCAAAAAAAGCTTTGCAATTTGGTTATTGAGTTAGGTGAGGCTTATTTATCAGACACCTGTACTACTTTTCCAAGACAGATCAATGAATTTGGAGAAAGAACAGAGTACTCGCTGGCTTCTTGTTGCCCAGCAGTAGTAGATTTGCTAAATGAAAATGAAGGAAAACTCCAGTTTCAGCAAGAAGGAAGCAGCAAACAAAGTGATGAAGTACTAATGGCCGTACGTGATATGCTGATAGCAGTTATGGAAGAAGAGAGCTATTCGGTGCCAGAACGCTTAATGATGCTATTTTATGCACTTTTAGACCTTCAGACGAAGAAAAAGTTAACGCAGGAACAGATTAAAAGTCATTCAGCAAAAAAATATCTAGAGCCTATCGTAGAGGCTATTAGAAACATGAAATTTAACGTAATGGATACCTTTTTTGAAAGAAATGAACTTTTCTTAGATATTGTAGAGAACTACCGAAAGCAAAAGCTGTACGTTAACTATATAGAAGAGATTTCAGTATTAGCAGAGTCATTAGAAGAAGAATATTCTGATGAAGAGCTTTTAGAAAAGCTAAAAGACTTTGAAGCACAATTAATTCCTTATGAAAAACTATTCAAAAATTATTTAGTAGCTGAACTTTTTGGTAACTCATTGATGCCTGATATGACACTAGAAGATTTAATCATTGCTTTTGAGTGGATTACCTTAGAATATAGTGTTATTAAGCAAGGGATTTTCTTAAAATGGTTATCAGGAGGTAGTAAGGAAATGACTTATACTATGGTTCGTGACTATATAACAGTGATTTCAAGAATAACAGGTTATGACCATAGTGATATCAAGGAGTACTTAGAAAATAGCTTTGAAAGTATTATTTGGGAGTGGGGATACCTAGCGCTTGTTGTTGGTCATGAAAAAATTTAA
- the sufU gene encoding Fe-S cluster assembly sulfur transfer protein SufU produces the protein MNLDLIYTELIAEHSQYSPYKGELEEATIRERGHNPSCGDDIHLDICIEDGKVAKMRFHGVGCAISQASTSMMIELLEGKTVDEAMELAETFIKMIKKEITSEEELAVLEDAMTFQSISTMPARVKCAVLSWYTLKKAIEKL, from the coding sequence TTGAACCTTGATTTGATTTATACAGAGTTAATTGCAGAGCATAGTCAGTATTCTCCTTATAAGGGAGAGTTAGAGGAAGCAACAATAAGAGAGAGGGGACATAACCCTTCTTGTGGAGATGATATCCATTTAGATATTTGTATTGAAGATGGGAAAGTAGCAAAAATGAGATTTCATGGTGTAGGTTGTGCTATATCTCAGGCCTCTACTTCTATGATGATTGAGCTTTTAGAAGGAAAGACAGTAGATGAAGCAATGGAGCTAGCAGAGACTTTTATTAAAATGATTAAAAAGGAAATTACCTCAGAAGAAGAGCTAGCTGTACTTGAAGATGCTATGACCTTCCAGTCCATCTCTACTATGCCAGCACGTGTAAAATGTGCAGTGCTATCTTGGTATACCCTTAAAAAGGCCATAGAAAAGCTATAA
- a CDS encoding SufB/SufD family protein, with amino-acid sequence MTELQSNYIEDYTKQSQLLIIKEDMSGKEKHITLGRGSYLKLAMINEINQEEEAIFKLSVELEDDAKLELTTLYLGKGKNKESITIYLNGDGSRCKLKAGYLIDEQTTHMMAYDVFHKGKRTISDVIVKGALQDEAHKDFKGNLYFKQGAKGAKGSEIEDAILLSPNAKSYAVPALWCDEDDIMGNHSASSGKLSKDKLFYLMSRGLSEEQSKCLMVEAELAPILDEIEEVEMRESISNEISRRIGK; translated from the coding sequence ATGACGGAGTTACAATCTAATTATATAGAAGACTATACAAAGCAAAGCCAGTTACTCATTATAAAAGAAGACATGTCTGGTAAGGAAAAGCATATTACCCTCGGTAGAGGTTCCTATTTAAAATTAGCGATGATTAATGAGATTAATCAAGAAGAAGAGGCTATTTTTAAGCTCAGCGTAGAACTAGAAGATGATGCCAAGTTAGAGCTGACGACGCTTTACCTAGGAAAGGGTAAAAATAAAGAGAGCATTACCATCTATCTTAATGGAGATGGTTCAAGGTGTAAACTAAAAGCAGGTTATCTCATAGATGAACAAACAACTCATATGATGGCATATGATGTGTTCCATAAAGGCAAACGAACGATTTCTGATGTCATTGTAAAAGGAGCACTTCAAGATGAAGCACATAAAGATTTCAAGGGAAATTTATATTTCAAACAAGGGGCTAAAGGAGCTAAAGGTTCTGAGATAGAAGATGCTATTTTATTAAGCCCTAACGCTAAGTCCTATGCAGTACCAGCGCTCTGGTGCGATGAGGATGATATTATGGGAAATCACTCTGCATCTTCTGGTAAACTTTCAAAAGATAAGTTATTTTATCTGATGAGTCGTGGTTTATCAGAAGAACAAAGCAAATGTCTCATGGTGGAAGCTGAGCTTGCTCCTATTTTAGATGAAATAGAAGAAGTGGAAATGAGAGAAAGCATTTCAAATGAAATAAGTAGGAGGATAGGAAAATGA
- a CDS encoding aminoglycoside N(3)-acetyltransferase, with product MNERPIILKQDLLEGLQSIGIEKGQSIMVHTSLSSFGYVCGGAQVIIEALLEGVGEEGTIMMPTQSWKNLDPSYGVHWEEPEKWWPLIREHWPAYDKDITPTNTMGAVAEMFRKWPGTLRSDHPARSVAAYGKNAKYLVSQHDLSDIFGETSPLAKLYEIDGYVLLLGTGYDKNTSLHLADVRANYPSKHMEENSSAMMVNGKREWVTYSTLYVDGEDFEEIGKAFEETMTVNKVSLGNAQLRFMKQRELVDFAIEWIEQYRK from the coding sequence ATGAATGAGAGACCAATTATTTTAAAGCAAGATTTATTAGAAGGGTTACAAAGTATAGGTATCGAAAAAGGACAGAGTATTATGGTACATACCTCTTTGAGCAGTTTTGGTTATGTATGTGGAGGTGCTCAAGTAATTATAGAGGCACTGTTAGAGGGCGTTGGAGAAGAAGGAACCATTATGATGCCTACTCAAAGCTGGAAAAATTTAGACCCATCCTATGGTGTACATTGGGAGGAACCTGAAAAATGGTGGCCTTTAATAAGGGAACATTGGCCAGCGTATGATAAAGATATTACGCCAACTAATACCATGGGGGCTGTAGCAGAAATGTTTCGTAAGTGGCCAGGTACTTTAAGAAGTGACCATCCAGCACGCTCAGTAGCTGCTTATGGAAAAAATGCCAAGTATCTTGTAAGCCAACATGACTTAAGTGATATTTTTGGTGAGACATCCCCATTAGCAAAATTGTATGAAATAGATGGTTATGTTCTTTTACTAGGAACAGGATATGATAAAAATACTTCGCTTCATTTAGCTGATGTGAGGGCAAACTACCCATCAAAGCACATGGAGGAAAATAGTAGTGCTATGATGGTTAATGGCAAAAGAGAGTGGGTCACTTACTCAACACTTTATGTAGATGGAGAAGATTTTGAAGAGATAGGAAAAGCTTTTGAAGAAACAATGACCGTAAATAAAGTTAGTCTTGGAAATGCGCAGTTACGTTTTATGAAGCAAAGAGAATTGGTTGATTTTGCAATAGAGTGGATAGAGCAATATAGAAAATAA
- a CDS encoding rhomboid family intramembrane serine protease has product MEQTFIEKLIKRLIVMQDYILVPNEEGRVIIDPSVNVLLKQDSQCITYIQIIDGDNSSIDIINERLEQKDGTLLRMGEQTRIFAYSLFVFSNGIDEEKLKLIEESQRNHETEPKAFKSFVVDTSSKEVKKLFNRPSTDRGLLKLITYVVEKDSAEAYDQVPIETLVLDKKKDYQITYQVKKPILTYGLIAINILVYLALVLYERTSGISYGQLIIQFGAKVNNLILEGEYWRFITPIFLHGSLMHLLVNCYSLYIIGSLVERLYGRGRFITSYLIAGILGNLCSFLFVPGPSVGASGAIFGLMGILLYFGLERPLQFKVYFGSSIITTILINLVYGFSSTGIDNFAHLGGLIGGFLAIGILSNVKKKHWYFNKLLYVIVLSVLTVGGIAYGLNNSESKIIRNMNTLDKLEDMEKWDEVEKIAKDILDMDSRYEDNQIIALWSLIRAQGIQGKYDEAIPYCNQLIALSPADGHYMLGIIYYDQGELQMAKEELSAAEAAGADAEQIQQLLSIIQQYENQ; this is encoded by the coding sequence ATGGAACAAACGTTTATAGAGAAACTCATAAAAAGATTAATAGTTATGCAAGATTATATTCTTGTACCAAATGAAGAAGGCAGGGTGATCATTGATCCGAGTGTAAATGTTCTCCTTAAGCAAGATAGTCAGTGTATTACTTATATACAGATTATTGATGGAGATAATAGTTCTATTGATATAATCAATGAGAGGTTAGAGCAAAAAGATGGAACGTTATTACGTATGGGAGAACAGACCAGAATCTTTGCGTATAGTTTATTTGTTTTTTCAAATGGTATCGATGAAGAGAAGCTAAAGCTAATCGAGGAAAGCCAAAGGAATCACGAAACAGAACCCAAGGCTTTTAAAAGCTTTGTAGTAGATACAAGCAGTAAAGAAGTTAAAAAGCTATTTAATAGGCCTAGTACTGATAGAGGACTTTTAAAATTAATCACTTATGTAGTGGAGAAAGATTCAGCAGAAGCTTATGATCAAGTACCAATTGAAACTTTAGTTTTGGACAAGAAGAAAGATTATCAAATCACCTATCAAGTTAAAAAGCCAATACTTACCTATGGGCTTATTGCGATTAATATTTTGGTGTATTTAGCGTTGGTTTTATATGAAAGAACATCAGGCATAAGTTATGGACAGCTGATTATTCAATTTGGAGCTAAGGTTAACAATTTGATTTTAGAAGGAGAATATTGGCGATTCATTACACCTATATTCCTACATGGTAGTTTGATGCATCTACTAGTTAACTGCTATTCTCTATATATCATAGGTTCTTTAGTAGAACGCCTGTATGGACGAGGTAGATTTATCACAAGCTATCTCATTGCGGGGATTTTAGGAAATCTATGTAGCTTTTTATTTGTACCAGGCCCTTCTGTAGGTGCATCTGGAGCAATATTTGGTTTAATGGGTATATTATTATACTTTGGCTTAGAAAGACCACTTCAATTTAAGGTTTACTTTGGAAGTAGTATTATTACTACTATTCTTATTAATCTAGTTTATGGTTTCTCAAGTACAGGAATAGATAATTTTGCTCATTTAGGCGGCCTTATAGGTGGTTTTTTAGCTATAGGCATACTTTCAAATGTTAAGAAAAAGCATTGGTATTTTAATAAGCTATTATATGTGATAGTACTTAGTGTACTGACTGTAGGGGGTATAGCCTATGGCCTTAATAATAGCGAGAGTAAAATCATTCGTAACATGAATACCTTAGACAAACTAGAAGACATGGAAAAATGGGATGAGGTAGAAAAAATAGCAAAAGATATACTAGATATGGACTCACGATATGAGGATAATCAAATAATAGCATTATGGTCACTTATTAGAGCTCAAGGTATTCAAGGAAAGTATGATGAAGCTATCCCGTATTGTAATCAGCTGATAGCCTTAAGTCCAGCAGATGGACATTACATGTTAGGTATCATTTATTATGATCAAGGGGAACTTCAGATGGCAAAAGAAGAACTTTCAGCAGCGGAAGCAGCAGGTGCTGATGCAGAGCAGATTCAGCAACTACTAAGTATTATCCAGCAATATGAGAATCAATAG